From Permianibacter aggregans, a single genomic window includes:
- a CDS encoding DUF3450 domain-containing protein — protein MPIQNQSGWLRASCAAAALSLTIGAVQAAGPFDTAVQIEKQITRAAAESQERIDKLADQKLDLSAEYKATLQRIDSLKAYNAQVRELVKSQEAEKVSIKQEIESVDDTEKGLVPLMQQMIDTLEQFVALDVPFLPEEREKRIARLRTNMQRADISLSEKYRQILEAYQIEVDYGNSFESYQGAVAGDAGDLTVNFLRFGRIALIYSTLDGNKAFVWNHNEKSWEPLAADYLSGIRTAIAMTRNQAPKDLVKLPVFAAESK, from the coding sequence ATGCCTATTCAAAATCAATCCGGTTGGCTTCGTGCATCCTGCGCCGCAGCAGCATTGAGTCTGACCATCGGAGCTGTACAGGCGGCAGGGCCTTTTGATACAGCTGTGCAAATTGAGAAGCAAATCACTCGTGCCGCCGCCGAGAGTCAAGAACGAATTGACAAACTGGCTGATCAAAAGCTGGACCTGTCGGCTGAGTACAAAGCGACTCTGCAGCGCATTGACAGTTTGAAGGCCTACAACGCCCAGGTGCGTGAGCTGGTCAAGAGCCAGGAAGCCGAAAAGGTTTCCATCAAGCAGGAAATCGAGAGCGTTGACGATACCGAAAAAGGTTTGGTTCCGTTGATGCAGCAAATGATCGATACGCTGGAGCAATTTGTCGCTCTGGATGTGCCGTTCCTGCCGGAAGAGCGTGAAAAGCGCATTGCCCGTCTGCGTACCAATATGCAGCGTGCTGACATTTCTCTGTCCGAGAAATATCGTCAAATCCTTGAGGCTTACCAGATTGAAGTCGACTACGGTAATTCCTTTGAATCTTACCAAGGTGCGGTTGCGGGCGACGCTGGCGATCTGACCGTCAACTTCCTGCGTTTTGGCCGTATTGCGCTGATTTACAGTACGCTGGATGGCAACAAGGCGTTTGTGTGGAACCACAATGAGAAATCGTGGGAGCCGCTGGCTGCCGACTATCTGTCCGGCATTCGTACAGCGATCGCGATGACGCGTAACCAAGCCCCGAAAGACCTGGTCAAATTGCCTGTATTCGCAGCGGAGTCCAAATAA
- a CDS encoding class I SAM-dependent methyltransferase, which yields MSEQSKSIEQTRKIWSNYWATGAVEACLGGESQQSAALLTFWHEIFARFKSCQSVLDVATGNGFLPRLFLSTSPIAEMTFDAVDIAQINPTWLEQGGWSASIALRFHDEVLVEQLPFPDASFDWVISQFGVEYSDVERSLTEIARVLKPDGRIAFVIHDQHSLIVARAKEELQHLEWFFEQHFFNHTLMMCQLMAKAGTESGRKALSQDEGAIQSRITFNQLLSAAQNRAKTGKYSELIYELLDATMSGLNDSRQRADASIGETKLRDLQQAYQDMLVRQKALVACARNEQQIRNFAHILGRKLEKLVQLKTPDGLSIGWCVTFG from the coding sequence ATGAGCGAACAATCCAAGTCGATAGAACAAACCAGAAAAATCTGGAGTAACTATTGGGCGACTGGCGCGGTAGAAGCGTGCCTAGGTGGGGAAAGTCAGCAGTCAGCGGCGTTGTTGACGTTTTGGCACGAAATCTTTGCCCGATTCAAATCCTGTCAGTCCGTATTGGATGTGGCCACGGGAAACGGATTCTTGCCTCGGCTGTTTCTGTCGACTTCTCCAATAGCTGAGATGACCTTCGATGCCGTAGATATCGCACAGATCAATCCGACTTGGCTCGAGCAAGGAGGTTGGTCAGCATCAATTGCGCTGCGCTTCCATGACGAAGTGTTGGTGGAGCAATTGCCTTTTCCTGATGCCAGTTTCGATTGGGTAATTAGTCAGTTTGGCGTTGAATATTCGGATGTGGAGCGGTCTTTAACGGAGATTGCCAGAGTACTCAAACCTGACGGTAGAATTGCATTTGTGATTCATGATCAACATTCGTTGATTGTCGCGCGAGCAAAGGAAGAGCTTCAGCACCTTGAATGGTTTTTCGAACAACACTTTTTCAATCACACACTGATGATGTGTCAGCTAATGGCCAAAGCCGGTACGGAGTCAGGCCGAAAGGCTTTGTCGCAGGATGAAGGCGCAATACAATCCCGAATAACGTTCAATCAATTGCTGTCAGCGGCGCAAAATCGGGCAAAAACTGGAAAATATTCTGAGCTAATATACGAACTGCTGGATGCCACAATGTCTGGTCTGAATGATTCCAGACAACGAGCGGATGCATCCATAGGCGAAACAAAACTGCGTGATCTTCAGCAGGCATATCAGGATATGTTGGTGCGTCAGAAAGCATTGGTCGCCTGCGCTCGTAACGAACAACAAATTCGGAATTTTGCCCATATATTGGGGCGCAAGTTGGAGAAGTTGGTTCAGCTAAAGACGCCCGACGGCCTGAGCATTGGCTGGTGCGTAACGTTCGGCTGA
- a CDS encoding tetratricopeptide repeat-containing sulfotransferase family protein, which yields MMNQQFHDSTASGISRRLRSINRYLEMGDKQAAMNALIVMVQSHPELAAPKLHLADLYLDIEDNIKARSLVSQAIKNVMDSPSTGLSLLSTLGALSESQLMIDICRELSPEKWGSAYMLTMVSQQLSLAGINALALRFAQAAVAADPNYPPGLYMLATLELMHGDLAAATQHTEQCLKWIPDDPGSHWLLSRLRLPNAGERIDKLRDFLACAKTEDAKIWFAFALHNELHETKDYEASWRALMDGCAVKRAQLGYSRDHYDSLFSHLQNWSATKFPDVQGYSDASLRPVFVIGLHRSGTTLAEQILAGNSQVSSGGETYDIRARLRQLTGVHFSGEIDSRVITRRAELDYLKLGRSYLNGMRWRANGRPIVTDKLPSNYFNVGFIARALPQAKFILLRRDPMDVGFSSLRTLFSHACPYSYDQLDFAHYYKQFLRLTNSWKDIFSDRILEVDYQQLVEEPELLATRMANFCGINFEPGMINVANRDAVATASSVMIRDGIRKDRARVWQHYQQYLEPMRDALENG from the coding sequence ATGATGAATCAACAGTTCCATGACAGTACTGCTTCCGGTATTTCCCGGCGTTTGCGCTCGATAAACCGCTACCTGGAGATGGGCGACAAGCAGGCTGCCATGAATGCGTTGATTGTCATGGTTCAGTCCCATCCCGAACTGGCCGCACCGAAGCTGCATTTGGCCGATCTGTATTTGGATATCGAAGACAATATCAAGGCACGCTCGCTGGTGTCGCAGGCGATCAAGAACGTCATGGACTCACCCTCCACCGGGCTCAGTTTGTTGAGCACCTTGGGAGCGCTCAGCGAATCTCAACTGATGATCGATATATGCAGAGAGCTGTCCCCGGAAAAATGGGGGTCTGCGTATATGTTGACCATGGTTTCACAACAATTGAGCCTAGCGGGCATTAATGCGTTGGCGCTCAGATTTGCTCAGGCAGCAGTGGCCGCCGATCCGAACTATCCCCCCGGTCTTTATATGCTGGCAACTCTTGAGTTGATGCATGGTGATTTGGCAGCCGCTACCCAACATACCGAACAGTGCTTGAAATGGATTCCTGATGATCCCGGCTCTCACTGGTTATTGTCGAGGTTGCGATTGCCAAACGCCGGTGAACGAATAGACAAGCTCCGTGATTTCCTCGCATGCGCAAAAACCGAGGATGCCAAGATTTGGTTTGCTTTTGCTTTACACAACGAGCTTCATGAGACAAAAGACTACGAGGCCTCCTGGCGTGCGCTGATGGACGGGTGCGCGGTTAAGCGAGCTCAGTTGGGATATTCCCGTGATCACTACGATTCGCTCTTTTCTCATTTACAAAATTGGTCGGCGACTAAGTTCCCTGATGTGCAGGGGTATTCCGATGCGTCATTGCGCCCGGTATTCGTTATTGGCCTGCACCGATCGGGTACTACTTTGGCCGAGCAGATACTTGCCGGCAACAGTCAGGTGAGTTCCGGCGGCGAAACTTATGACATTCGAGCGAGGCTGCGCCAGTTGACCGGTGTTCATTTCTCCGGTGAAATTGATTCGCGAGTCATCACACGGCGTGCTGAGTTGGACTACTTAAAGCTTGGTCGAAGCTACTTGAATGGCATGCGTTGGCGGGCGAACGGCAGACCAATCGTAACGGACAAGTTGCCGTCGAATTATTTCAACGTCGGGTTTATTGCACGTGCCTTGCCGCAGGCGAAATTTATCTTGTTGCGTCGTGACCCCATGGATGTAGGCTTTTCCAGTTTGAGAACACTGTTCAGTCATGCCTGCCCTTATTCTTATGATCAGCTGGATTTTGCGCATTACTATAAGCAGTTCCTTCGTTTGACCAATAGCTGGAAGGACATATTCTCAGATCGAATACTGGAGGTTGACTATCAGCAGTTGGTGGAAGAACCAGAGTTACTTGCCACTCGAATGGCGAATTTTTGTGGGATAAACTTTGAGCCGGGCATGATAAATGTCGCAAATCGAGATGCGGTGGCAACTGCAAGTAGCGTGATGATTCGTGATGGCATTCGCAAGGATCGGGCTCGCGTATGGCAGCACTATCAACAATACCTTGAGCCAATGCGCGACGCGTTGGAGAACGGTTAA
- a CDS encoding TonB-dependent receptor, translating into MSTQRNTLIAKAVRFALIGGAAIAAAVPAYAAEEGEGEEKAQRIEVTGSRIKRSDVEGALPVTVIDREQIDTSGYTSVSDLLRNTTFNSFGSFRPQSGSSAQSFSELSLRGLGGGRTLILIDGRRAPVSPDTGSAQDLNAIPLGAVERIEILSDGASAIYGTDAIGGVVNVITRKDFSGVELKYGESRPSREGGDTDEMHVLMGAAGDKGSLIVGFSSNEREIVFQRDRPWSTGGASTFSNNLFTAIAAPGTLYGFRAGGFVANPTYGSVLPGTCSGAAFPDFFISGSGSSQRCFYDFTAQAADEANIETSSLFTRGEYEINDDWTAYMTATVSRAESFGRYAPVPSSPWPGGSIFLPVGSPNHPAVVAPGAGYDPTVPYFMRHRFAALGPRDTTTDKNTYDTLIGFEGMIGDVTVDVGARLTEAKFYELGRNYVVGGLAQQLISNGTYNVYDPFNVDRDILDSMIATITRDSVSRITEYYANASFDLFELGGGVASMAVGAETRKEVYEDIYDTLQSSGQIVGSAGNSSFGGRTVDAFYFEMLLPFFDGFETSIAARYDSYSDYGSDTSPKISFRYQPIDELTLRASFGQGFRAPALSDVTAQPAFSADTVTHAPTCIAFGLAPTCSVQVTAYALANPNLTSEQSDQFSAGLAWQPTEWLNMTLDYFNIEVEGRVAAISTGRLISCLSGASSNCPSGLSLLPTNVNPPVPSNGLGVAFGSAGEVLYAQRGSVNLGTLESSGLDLNFETNFDFAEAGRLKNMLTITYMDEFSVDGGANIVGDPSAPEIRAILANEWVISDFSVVWNINYIDGTLSTAGTEARAGNNDYGYSHTLPSWTTHNLQVNWNTPWNGRLTVGVNNLTDEDPVLDPFDPTGRGFDFNLYDGYGRVPYVRYTQTF; encoded by the coding sequence TTGAGTACTCAACGTAATACCCTAATTGCCAAAGCTGTTCGCTTCGCGCTGATCGGCGGTGCAGCGATCGCAGCCGCTGTTCCGGCATACGCAGCGGAAGAAGGCGAAGGCGAAGAAAAAGCCCAGCGTATCGAAGTCACCGGTTCGCGCATCAAGCGCTCCGATGTCGAAGGTGCTCTGCCGGTTACCGTTATCGACCGCGAGCAAATTGATACTTCGGGTTACACTTCGGTTTCGGACCTGCTGCGTAATACCACTTTCAACTCTTTCGGTTCTTTCCGCCCACAGTCCGGTTCGTCTGCTCAGTCATTCTCTGAGTTGAGCCTGCGTGGCCTGGGTGGTGGTCGTACTCTGATCCTGATCGACGGTCGTCGTGCGCCGGTTTCTCCGGACACCGGCAGCGCGCAGGATTTGAACGCCATTCCGCTGGGTGCCGTTGAGCGCATCGAAATCCTGAGTGACGGTGCTTCCGCTATCTATGGTACCGACGCTATCGGTGGCGTTGTCAACGTCATCACTCGTAAAGATTTCAGCGGCGTTGAGCTGAAGTACGGCGAAAGCCGTCCAAGCCGTGAAGGCGGTGACACTGACGAAATGCACGTGTTGATGGGCGCCGCTGGCGACAAAGGCAGCCTGATCGTCGGCTTCTCGTCAAACGAGCGTGAAATCGTGTTCCAGCGTGACCGTCCATGGTCGACTGGTGGTGCGTCTACCTTCTCGAACAACCTGTTCACAGCCATTGCTGCGCCGGGCACGTTGTACGGCTTCCGCGCTGGCGGTTTCGTTGCCAACCCAACTTATGGTTCAGTACTGCCGGGCACTTGCTCGGGGGCTGCTTTCCCTGATTTCTTTATCAGTGGTTCGGGCTCTTCGCAGCGCTGCTTCTATGACTTCACCGCGCAAGCCGCTGACGAGGCCAACATCGAAACCAGCTCGCTGTTTACCCGTGGTGAGTACGAAATCAATGACGATTGGACTGCTTACATGACTGCTACGGTCAGCCGCGCCGAATCGTTTGGTCGTTATGCTCCGGTTCCTTCTTCGCCTTGGCCGGGCGGTTCGATCTTCCTGCCGGTTGGTTCTCCGAACCACCCAGCGGTGGTCGCTCCGGGTGCTGGCTATGATCCGACTGTGCCTTACTTCATGCGCCACCGTTTTGCAGCATTGGGTCCGCGTGATACCACCACTGATAAAAACACCTACGACACACTGATCGGTTTCGAAGGCATGATCGGTGATGTGACGGTTGATGTTGGCGCCCGTTTGACTGAAGCCAAGTTCTACGAACTGGGTCGTAACTATGTTGTCGGCGGCCTGGCTCAACAGCTGATTTCTAATGGCACCTATAACGTTTACGACCCGTTCAACGTTGATCGTGACATCCTGGATTCGATGATTGCCACGATTACCCGTGACTCCGTTTCTCGTATCACCGAATACTACGCCAATGCCAGCTTCGACCTGTTCGAGCTTGGCGGTGGTGTAGCCAGCATGGCAGTCGGTGCCGAGACACGTAAAGAAGTCTATGAAGACATCTACGATACGCTGCAGTCTTCTGGCCAGATCGTCGGTTCCGCCGGTAACTCTTCATTCGGTGGCCGTACTGTTGATGCGTTCTACTTCGAAATGCTGTTGCCATTCTTCGATGGCTTCGAAACCAGCATTGCGGCTCGTTACGACAGCTACAGCGACTACGGTAGCGATACTTCTCCGAAGATCTCCTTCCGTTACCAGCCAATTGATGAACTGACCCTGCGTGCTTCATTTGGTCAGGGCTTCCGTGCTCCGGCGCTGTCCGACGTGACCGCTCAACCAGCTTTCTCGGCTGACACCGTCACTCACGCTCCTACCTGTATCGCATTTGGTCTGGCCCCGACCTGCTCGGTTCAGGTTACTGCTTACGCGTTGGCTAACCCGAACCTGACTTCTGAACAGTCGGATCAGTTCTCCGCAGGTCTGGCTTGGCAGCCGACTGAGTGGCTGAACATGACCTTGGACTACTTCAATATCGAAGTTGAGGGTCGTGTTGCGGCCATCTCCACCGGTCGTCTGATTTCGTGCTTGAGCGGTGCTTCTTCGAACTGCCCGTCGGGTCTTTCTCTGCTTCCGACCAACGTCAACCCGCCAGTTCCGTCGAACGGTCTGGGTGTCGCGTTCGGTTCTGCTGGCGAAGTGCTTTACGCGCAGCGCGGTTCGGTCAACCTGGGTACGCTGGAGTCCAGCGGTCTTGACCTGAACTTCGAAACCAACTTCGATTTCGCTGAAGCTGGTCGTTTGAAGAACATGCTGACCATCACCTATATGGATGAGTTCAGTGTTGACGGCGGCGCCAACATTGTTGGTGACCCGAGTGCTCCGGAAATCCGTGCGATTCTGGCGAACGAGTGGGTGATCAGCGACTTCTCCGTCGTCTGGAACATCAACTACATCGATGGCACACTGTCGACTGCTGGTACCGAAGCTCGTGCTGGTAATAACGACTACGGTTACTCGCACACCCTCCCGTCTTGGACCACCCACAACCTCCAGGTCAACTGGAATACCCCGTGGAATGGTCGTTTGACGGTTGGTGTCAATAACCTGACCGACGAAGATCCGGTTCTGGATCCGTTCGATCCGACCGGCCGCGGTTTCGACTTCAACCTGTATGATGGTTATGGTCGCGTACCGTACGTCCGCTACACCCAGACTTTCTAA
- a CDS encoding ABC transporter substrate-binding protein has translation MNVRWLRTALVAASAATLSACSPTASDTRLASLVFCSEGNPESFNPQLATSGTTFDATARTVYDALVRFNSETVTVDPALARSWNNLDQGKRWRFQLRDDVWFHRTEEFQPSRPFNADDVVFSFKRQLDDNHPFHDIGGGTYPYFQITGLSDKLLDVRAIDRYTVEFLLREKEPRFLEMLSMEFASILSAEYADWLTARQRPEQIDQHPIGTGPFQFVSYRPNRDIRFKRFDHYFLGAAKLRDLIFAITPNTSLRLSRLRAGECDVMAQPSPAQHQFIRQIPELRLIQQRGLNISYWAFNTQKPPFQDVRVRQAFNFAINRQPIIDTVYFSSAELAVSPVPPSLLPHEQQIPIYRFDPLYARELLQQANFPFEQTIEIWAMPVSRPYNPNARKMAELIQEDLRHIGVKARIVSYEWREFLRRVSLGEAQSVLMGWSADLPSPDNFLSPLLSCAAMQVGSNRAFWCDQEFDALLQRALEANDPTTRQQIYLDALRMFKHQAPWLTIAHGSQSIATRANVKFVDLNFSGGVNFLRTEKSL, from the coding sequence TTGAACGTACGATGGCTACGCACGGCATTGGTCGCGGCGTCAGCGGCGACGCTTTCTGCCTGCTCACCAACGGCCTCGGATACCCGCTTGGCCAGCTTGGTATTCTGTTCGGAAGGCAATCCGGAGTCCTTCAATCCGCAGCTTGCGACCTCGGGCACCACGTTTGATGCCACGGCCCGGACGGTTTATGATGCACTGGTCAGGTTCAACTCGGAAACGGTCACCGTCGATCCAGCGCTGGCACGAAGTTGGAACAATCTGGATCAAGGCAAGCGCTGGCGCTTTCAGCTTCGTGATGATGTCTGGTTCCATCGCACTGAAGAGTTTCAGCCCAGCAGACCGTTTAATGCTGATGATGTGGTATTCAGTTTCAAGCGTCAGCTTGATGACAACCATCCGTTCCATGACATTGGTGGTGGCACTTACCCCTACTTTCAGATTACCGGTTTAAGCGACAAGCTGTTGGATGTGCGCGCCATTGACCGTTACACCGTTGAGTTCTTGCTGCGGGAAAAAGAGCCTCGGTTCCTGGAAATGCTGTCAATGGAGTTCGCCTCGATCTTGTCAGCCGAATACGCTGACTGGCTGACCGCACGACAACGACCGGAACAAATTGATCAGCATCCGATTGGTACGGGCCCATTCCAGTTTGTCAGCTATCGCCCCAATCGTGATATTCGCTTCAAACGCTTCGATCATTATTTTCTTGGCGCAGCAAAGCTGAGGGATCTGATTTTCGCCATTACGCCCAACACCAGCCTGCGCCTATCGCGCTTGCGTGCTGGCGAATGCGATGTCATGGCCCAGCCTTCGCCGGCGCAGCATCAGTTTATCCGTCAGATACCGGAGCTGCGCCTGATTCAGCAGCGAGGCCTGAATATCAGTTATTGGGCGTTCAACACCCAGAAGCCTCCGTTCCAGGATGTCCGGGTTCGGCAAGCGTTCAACTTTGCCATCAACCGACAGCCGATTATCGATACCGTGTATTTCTCGTCGGCAGAACTCGCGGTCAGTCCGGTACCGCCATCGCTGTTGCCTCATGAGCAGCAGATTCCGATTTATCGTTTTGATCCGTTGTATGCGCGCGAGTTGTTGCAGCAGGCCAATTTCCCTTTTGAGCAAACCATCGAAATCTGGGCGATGCCCGTTTCCCGCCCTTACAATCCCAATGCGCGCAAGATGGCAGAACTCATTCAGGAGGATTTGCGCCACATTGGCGTCAAGGCACGTATCGTCAGCTACGAATGGCGCGAGTTTTTACGCCGGGTTTCGCTTGGTGAGGCGCAATCGGTATTGATGGGTTGGTCAGCGGATTTGCCCAGCCCGGATAATTTTCTGTCGCCACTGTTATCCTGCGCCGCCATGCAAGTCGGTTCAAATAGAGCTTTTTGGTGCGATCAGGAGTTTGACGCACTGTTACAGCGGGCACTGGAAGCCAATGACCCGACCACGCGCCAGCAGATCTATCTGGACGCCTTGCGCATGTTCAAACATCAAGCTCCCTGGCTGACCATTGCTCACGGCTCGCAGTCAATCGCCACTCGCGCCAATGTCAAGTTTGTGGATTTGAATTTCTCCGGTGGCGTCAATTTTCTGCGCACGGAGAAATCACTATGA
- a CDS encoding ABC transporter permease, with amino-acid sequence MTASVLRQVVLMLGNIIGVIVLCFLFHQFLEHQQQLPWWQSLWQFVRTIVSGELGMTQDGAPIVQEFFRRLPATIELWVSAIVLAFLIGIPAGVMAATQRLRWPDRVVEIFALIGFSLPVFWWALLLVLWFSLELEITPVSERIGFFYDIEPVTGFILIDSLLAHEKYGIEAFLNALLHLLLPVAVLAILPTALVTRVTKTYLVSVLSSDYIRMARGQGFSERRLVWKHGLANIAAPILQIFSLQLSSLFTGVFLIEAIFSWPGVSAWLLERVQVGDYDTVIMGGFLLASLLVVVNALMDSISTLAEPRRRRAR; translated from the coding sequence ATGACCGCCAGCGTGTTGCGCCAAGTGGTGCTGATGCTTGGCAATATCATCGGCGTCATTGTGCTGTGTTTCCTGTTTCATCAGTTTCTTGAGCATCAACAACAGTTGCCATGGTGGCAGTCGCTTTGGCAGTTCGTCCGCACCATTGTCAGCGGCGAACTTGGTATGACCCAGGATGGGGCTCCAATCGTTCAGGAGTTTTTTCGCCGCTTGCCGGCAACCATTGAACTGTGGGTAAGCGCCATTGTGCTGGCGTTCTTGATCGGCATTCCTGCTGGCGTCATGGCCGCGACCCAACGTCTGCGTTGGCCGGACCGGGTGGTCGAGATCTTTGCGCTGATAGGTTTTTCGCTACCGGTGTTCTGGTGGGCACTGTTGCTGGTGCTATGGTTTTCGCTGGAACTGGAAATTACGCCGGTATCCGAGCGGATTGGTTTTTTTTATGACATTGAACCGGTCACGGGTTTTATTCTGATTGACTCGCTGCTGGCACATGAAAAATATGGCATTGAGGCGTTCCTTAACGCACTGCTGCACTTGTTGCTGCCGGTTGCCGTATTAGCGATATTGCCGACTGCACTCGTTACCCGCGTCACCAAGACTTATTTGGTAAGTGTATTGTCCAGCGATTACATCCGGATGGCGCGCGGACAAGGCTTCAGCGAACGTCGTCTGGTGTGGAAACATGGCTTGGCGAATATTGCTGCGCCGATATTACAGATTTTCAGCTTGCAATTGTCATCGCTGTTTACCGGCGTATTTCTGATTGAAGCGATCTTCTCCTGGCCCGGAGTCAGTGCCTGGTTGTTGGAACGGGTGCAGGTTGGCGATTACGACACGGTGATCATGGGCGGATTTCTGCTGGCCAGCTTGTTGGTCGTTGTCAATGCGCTGATGGATAGCATCAGTACGCTGGCCGAGCCCCGTCGCCGGAGGGCCCGCTGA
- a CDS encoding ABC transporter permease subunit, which yields MYVSLWSRFANKPFALPSLFLLLAITLLAVLGRWLAPFDPTLVHENAVLLPPFWMESGQTSFVLGTDDLGRDMLSRLIHGARLTMGSASIAVLAAGLVGWLLGSIAAFLPNWVVVLPNRFMDTLLALPSLLLAVLMAVAFGTSIFTGIAAVALALAPHFYRVTYQSIKNESSREYVAAARLDGADGFSIYFQTLMPNIAVPLIVQLTLAFSAAILDIAALGFLGLAATGAIPEWGNLLSSAHDFIQIAPWTVALPGLAILLTVLCVNIVGGALRASLDPKGVQR from the coding sequence ATGTACGTCAGCCTCTGGAGTCGATTCGCCAACAAACCGTTTGCGTTGCCATCGCTGTTCTTGTTGTTGGCTATCACCTTATTGGCCGTGCTCGGTCGCTGGCTGGCACCGTTCGACCCGACACTCGTTCATGAAAACGCGGTGCTGTTGCCACCGTTCTGGATGGAGTCCGGACAAACCAGTTTTGTGCTCGGTACTGACGATCTCGGTCGCGATATGCTGTCACGACTGATTCATGGCGCCCGCTTGACGATGGGCTCTGCCAGCATTGCTGTGCTGGCCGCCGGACTGGTTGGCTGGCTGCTAGGCAGCATCGCGGCATTTCTGCCGAATTGGGTGGTTGTGCTGCCAAACCGCTTTATGGACACACTGTTGGCGTTACCTTCCTTGCTGCTCGCGGTACTGATGGCCGTCGCGTTCGGCACCAGCATTTTCACCGGCATAGCGGCTGTCGCACTGGCCTTGGCGCCACACTTCTATCGCGTCACCTATCAGTCAATAAAAAATGAATCGTCACGCGAATATGTTGCTGCGGCGCGACTCGATGGCGCCGATGGATTTTCAATTTATTTTCAAACCCTGATGCCGAATATCGCTGTTCCCCTGATCGTGCAATTGACGCTGGCCTTTTCCGCGGCGATTCTCGATATCGCCGCACTCGGTTTCCTCGGACTCGCGGCCACTGGCGCCATTCCGGAATGGGGTAATCTACTTTCTTCTGCGCACGACTTCATCCAGATTGCGCCATGGACGGTGGCGCTACCTGGCCTGGCCATTTTGTTGACGGTGCTCTGCGTTAACATTGTCGGCGGCGCTTTGCGTGCCAGCCTCGATCCAAAAGGCGTTCAACGATGA
- a CDS encoding ABC transporter ATP-binding protein — MSLLRVDNFSVEFPSLYGDVRVVDNFSIQMGVGEIHGLVGESGSGKSLAVLGMLDLLDSSEAKTRVDHLSLNDKDLLRCSSVERRRWLAKHASIIFQDAHSSLNPAFTIGAQLDEVIRTHHEIGKAERKERAAELLHQVGIHNIAPTLKSYPHQFSGSMHQRIIIALALACEPALLIADEPTTGQDVTVQAQILELLFELNASRGMGLLLVTHDIALLNEHFNNITVMYCGQVAESGPAAAVLNRPHHPYTQALLDSLPNLHHRSRRMWSLRGATPSMLHLPVGCYFGPRCPRAERECVNVVALNTETDHHYRCLFPLHVEEQE, encoded by the coding sequence ATGAGTCTGTTACGGGTCGATAATTTCTCGGTGGAATTTCCGTCGCTGTACGGCGATGTACGCGTGGTCGATAATTTCTCGATTCAAATGGGCGTCGGTGAAATCCACGGCCTGGTCGGCGAATCCGGCTCCGGCAAAAGTCTGGCCGTGCTCGGCATGCTCGACTTGCTCGACAGCAGCGAAGCGAAAACCCGTGTTGACCATTTGAGTTTGAATGATAAAGATCTGCTACGCTGTTCCAGCGTTGAGCGCAGGCGCTGGTTGGCCAAACACGCGTCGATTATTTTTCAGGACGCACACAGCAGCCTGAATCCGGCGTTCACCATTGGCGCCCAGCTTGACGAAGTCATTCGCACCCACCATGAGATCGGCAAAGCTGAACGCAAAGAACGCGCCGCCGAATTGCTGCACCAGGTCGGCATTCACAATATTGCACCGACACTGAAAAGTTATCCGCACCAGTTTTCCGGCAGCATGCATCAGCGCATCATCATTGCCTTGGCGCTGGCCTGTGAACCGGCGCTGCTGATTGCCGACGAACCGACCACCGGCCAGGACGTGACCGTACAGGCGCAAATTCTGGAATTGCTGTTTGAACTGAACGCCAGCCGAGGCATGGGCTTGTTATTGGTCACACATGACATCGCACTGTTAAACGAGCATTTCAACAACATCACGGTGATGTACTGCGGCCAGGTTGCCGAAAGCGGCCCAGCCGCAGCGGTACTGAACCGGCCACATCATCCGTACACCCAAGCCCTGCTCGACAGCTTGCCGAATCTGCATCATCGCAGTCGGCGCATGTGGTCACTGCGAGGCGCGACACCGAGCATGCTGCATCTACCGGTCGGTTGCTATTTCGGTCCCCGTTGCCCGCGCGCCGAGCGTGAATGCGTCAACGTCGTCGCGCTGAATACCGAAACCGATCATCATTATCGCTGCCTGTTCCCGCTGCATGTCGAGGAGCAAGAATGA